Proteins encoded by one window of Quadrisphaera setariae:
- a CDS encoding FdhF/YdeP family oxidoreductase: MATKLPWPVKLPVRTDAPVDDVDDAHLRVGHPHDRAAGATAVAVALRHGVEQMGPLRTAQTLLKLNQVDGFDCQGCAWPDPDPKHRHTAEFCENGAKAVAEEATRRRVTRDFWARHPLSDLAGRTDYWLGQQGRLTEPVVRRPGSDHYEPISYDEAFALIGEQLRSLPTPDAAAFYTSGRTSNEAAFAYQLFVRAYGTNNLPDCSNMCHESTSVALAQTIGIGKGSVHLEDFYDTDLIIVAGQNPGTNHPRMLSALETAKKGGAKIISVNPLPEAGLMGFKNPQTPRGMLIGERLSDLHLPIRANGDLALFQWFGRAVVEAGRLDRAFIEDRTTGFEAWEEHVRRVDRDEVLAATGLTPAQLDEATALVVASPRFITCWAMGITQHKNAVGTIKEITNLHLATGAIGVQGSGLCPVRGHSNVQGDRTMGIWERPPQHFLDRLRDEFGFEPPREHGHDVVDTIRGMRDGHVRFFMGMGGNFLQASPDTAATEQALENCAMTVQVSTKLNRSHAVAGETAIVLPTLGRTERDIARSTRPGSAVGKPREQFVTVEDSMSMVHASRGRLAPPAPGVLSEVSIIAGVAAATLRGRTDATGAIDWAGFAEDYSTVRQRIAKVVPGCDDYDAKVRAPGGFQLPHPPRDSRTFDLPGGRAVFTAVPLSVLTVADDQLVLQTMRSHDQYNTTIYGLDDRYRGIHQGRRVVFLNADDARDRGLADGDHVDLVGVWEDDVERVAPSFRVVVYETPRGCAAAYYPETNALVPLDSQAEHSGTPTSKGVVITLRRSATTTGGSAAGTTGAPAGDHHKDPVQPHHLS, from the coding sequence GTGGCGACGAAGCTCCCCTGGCCGGTCAAGCTCCCCGTGCGCACGGACGCACCGGTGGACGACGTCGACGACGCCCACCTGCGGGTCGGTCACCCCCACGACCGCGCCGCCGGCGCGACCGCCGTCGCCGTCGCGCTGCGCCACGGCGTGGAGCAGATGGGCCCGCTGCGCACCGCGCAGACCCTGCTCAAGCTGAACCAGGTCGACGGCTTCGACTGCCAGGGGTGCGCCTGGCCGGACCCCGACCCGAAGCACCGCCACACGGCCGAGTTCTGCGAGAACGGCGCCAAGGCGGTGGCCGAGGAGGCCACGCGCCGCCGCGTCACCCGCGACTTCTGGGCCCGCCACCCCCTGAGCGACCTCGCCGGCCGCACCGACTACTGGCTGGGCCAGCAGGGTCGCCTCACCGAGCCGGTCGTGCGGCGTCCCGGGTCCGACCACTACGAGCCCATCAGCTACGACGAGGCGTTCGCGCTCATCGGCGAGCAGCTCCGCTCCCTGCCGACGCCTGACGCGGCCGCCTTCTACACCTCGGGGCGCACGTCCAACGAGGCGGCGTTCGCCTACCAGCTGTTCGTGCGCGCCTACGGCACCAACAACCTGCCCGACTGCTCCAACATGTGCCACGAGTCGACGTCGGTGGCCCTCGCCCAGACGATCGGCATCGGCAAGGGCAGCGTCCACCTCGAGGACTTCTACGACACCGACCTGATCATCGTGGCCGGGCAGAACCCGGGCACCAACCACCCCCGCATGCTCTCGGCGCTGGAGACGGCGAAGAAGGGCGGCGCGAAGATCATCTCGGTGAACCCGCTGCCCGAGGCCGGGCTGATGGGGTTCAAGAACCCGCAGACGCCCAGGGGCATGCTCATCGGCGAGCGCCTGTCCGACCTGCACCTGCCGATCCGCGCCAACGGCGACCTCGCCCTGTTCCAGTGGTTCGGCCGCGCCGTCGTCGAGGCCGGCCGCCTGGACCGGGCGTTCATCGAGGACCGCACCACCGGCTTCGAGGCCTGGGAGGAGCACGTGCGCAGGGTCGACCGCGACGAGGTGCTCGCCGCCACCGGCCTCACCCCGGCCCAGCTCGACGAGGCCACCGCGCTCGTCGTCGCCTCCCCGCGCTTCATCACCTGCTGGGCCATGGGCATCACCCAGCACAAGAACGCGGTCGGCACCATCAAGGAGATCACCAACCTGCACCTGGCCACCGGCGCCATCGGCGTGCAGGGGTCGGGCCTGTGCCCGGTGCGCGGGCACTCCAACGTGCAGGGCGACCGGACCATGGGCATCTGGGAGCGTCCCCCGCAGCACTTCCTGGACCGGCTGCGCGACGAGTTCGGGTTCGAACCGCCGCGCGAGCACGGCCACGACGTCGTCGACACGATCCGCGGCATGCGCGACGGTCACGTCCGCTTCTTCATGGGGATGGGCGGCAACTTCCTGCAGGCCTCCCCCGACACCGCCGCCACCGAGCAGGCCCTGGAGAACTGCGCGATGACGGTGCAGGTCTCCACCAAGCTGAACCGCTCGCACGCCGTCGCGGGTGAGACGGCGATCGTCCTGCCGACGCTGGGCCGCACCGAGCGCGACATCGCCCGATCGACGAGGCCGGGCTCTGCTGTCGGCAAGCCCCGCGAGCAGTTCGTCACCGTCGAGGACTCGATGTCGATGGTGCACGCCAGCCGCGGGCGCCTCGCGCCGCCGGCGCCCGGGGTGCTCTCGGAGGTCTCGATCATCGCGGGCGTCGCCGCCGCCACCCTGCGCGGCCGCACGGACGCCACCGGCGCCATCGACTGGGCCGGCTTCGCCGAGGACTACTCCACCGTCCGCCAGCGCATCGCGAAGGTGGTGCCGGGCTGCGACGACTACGACGCGAAGGTCCGCGCCCCCGGCGGCTTCCAGCTGCCGCACCCGCCGCGCGACTCCCGCACCTTCGACCTGCCGGGCGGGCGCGCGGTGTTCACCGCGGTGCCGCTGTCGGTGCTCACCGTGGCCGACGACCAGCTGGTGCTTCAGACGATGCGCAGCCACGACCAGTACAACACCACGATCTACGGCCTGGACGACCGCTACCGCGGCATCCACCAGGGCCGCCGCGTGGTGTTCCTCAACGCCGACGACGCCCGCGACCGCGGCCTCGCCGACGGCGACCACGTGGACCTCGTGGGCGTCTGGGAGGACGACGTCGAGCGGGTGGCCCCGAGCTTCCGCGTGGTCGTCTACGAGACCCCGCGCGGGTGCGCGGCGGCGTACTACCCCGAGACCAACGCGCTCGTGCCGCTGGACTCCCAGGCCGAGCACAGCGGGACGCCGACGTCGAAGGGCGTCGTCATCACGCTGCGCCGGTCAGCGACCACGACCGGTGGCTCGGCGGCTGGCACGACCGGCGCGCCGGCGGGTGACCACCACAAGGACCCGGTGCAGCCGCACCACCTCAGCTAG
- the cydB gene encoding cytochrome d ubiquinol oxidase subunit II, with protein sequence MDLVTVWFAVVVLCWVLFFTLEGFDFGVGVLAPLVGRDEHERGAALKTIGPFWDGNEVWLVAAIGVTYAAFPAWYSALLSGTYLPMVGVLLLLAGRGVALEFRGKHADPRWRRRCEVVLALCSAGVVALWGALLSVFVRGLALGADGEVVAQPGLAAGLSRTVAPLLTAQAALGAVAALAFSLLLGACFLALRTTGPVRVRAHRVAALAATVVAALGAVVAVAGLAGTEPLDVGLVVTGALVAATAVAVAAAVRLRREGVAFTLASLLVAGVVAAVMLANGDVVLPSTLDPAWALTRESAAATPAALGLVTAFGAVVVPGVVVYQVWSYWVFRRRVSSERVATA encoded by the coding sequence GTGGACCTCGTCACCGTCTGGTTCGCCGTCGTCGTCCTGTGCTGGGTGCTGTTCTTCACCCTCGAGGGCTTCGACTTCGGCGTCGGCGTGCTCGCGCCCCTCGTGGGCCGCGACGAGCACGAGCGCGGCGCAGCCCTGAAGACCATCGGCCCGTTCTGGGACGGCAACGAGGTCTGGCTGGTCGCGGCGATCGGCGTCACCTACGCCGCCTTCCCCGCCTGGTACAGCGCGCTGCTGAGCGGCACCTACCTGCCGATGGTCGGCGTGCTGCTGCTCCTGGCCGGGCGCGGCGTGGCGCTGGAGTTCCGCGGCAAGCACGCCGACCCGCGCTGGCGGCGCCGCTGCGAGGTGGTCCTGGCGCTGTGCTCCGCCGGCGTCGTCGCGCTGTGGGGTGCGCTGCTGTCGGTGTTCGTGCGGGGCCTGGCCCTCGGCGCCGACGGCGAGGTGGTCGCCCAGCCCGGCCTGGCCGCTGGCCTGTCGCGGACCGTGGCCCCCCTGCTCACCGCCCAGGCCGCCCTGGGGGCGGTGGCCGCTCTCGCGTTCTCGCTGCTGCTGGGCGCCTGCTTCCTCGCTCTGCGGACCACCGGCCCGGTGCGGGTGCGCGCCCACCGCGTCGCCGCCCTCGCCGCGACGGTCGTGGCAGCGCTGGGGGCCGTCGTGGCCGTCGCCGGCCTGGCCGGCACGGAGCCGCTCGACGTCGGGCTCGTGGTGACCGGCGCGCTCGTGGCGGCCACCGCCGTCGCGGTGGCGGCGGCGGTGCGGCTGCGCCGCGAGGGCGTGGCGTTCACCCTGGCGTCGCTGCTCGTGGCCGGTGTCGTGGCCGCGGTCATGCTCGCCAACGGCGACGTGGTGCTGCCGAGCACGCTCGACCCCGCGTGGGCGCTGACCAGGGAGTCCGCGGCGGCCACGCCCGCCGCGCTGGGTCTCGTCACGGCCTTCGGCGCGGTGGTCGTGCCGGGTGTGGTGGTCTACCAGGTGTGGTCGTACTGGGTGTTCCGCCGTCGCGTCTCCAGCGAGCGCGTCGCCACCGCCTGA
- the cydC gene encoding thiol reductant ABC exporter subunit CydC, protein MGASHPARASRGPVDPRLLRHARAARRPVAGLVVVGAAQVLVTLLVAAAATGVVVSLVVAARGGAVTSPAGYGLPGWAGGGGGLSLSLAVLGAAFAARSLLARAESVLSARAGSLAVEELRTRVLEAALQRGPAWVASHGAGRLRALVAATTGPGASSGGGASGLDALRPWFSGYLPSLVVGVLMPPVVVLVLLAVDWRSALIVLVTLPLVPLFAILIGWATQRRAAERVEEGARLAGHFLDVVRGLALLRVHGRAQRQVGEVAATTERHREATLRVLRVAFLSSTALDLVGTLSVGLVAVETGLRVADGSMPLAPALLVILLAPEAYRPLREVGARFHASADAAAVVAEVDAVLTSPLPTPDRDHVLPVGGASEQAPSVSGSGLRVRHAGRSVDALVLDAVAVRGGELVALQGPSGAGKTTLLRALAGVQPLTSGSVDLSGQALLLTQDPLLPHARTVRDALLLDEELAGVLEDDDGVGASGAPPDAELLASLELVGLRAEVEALPAGLATPIGERAAGLSTGQRQRLALTRVLRAAGRRPVVLLLDEPTAHLDTASEARVVSALRAAADAGSAVLVAAHRPALLAAVDRTVAVTPPLAAATPSVTMVPRKREVPPFRNSASGRVPAAQEHEGVVRDADDHEGPGEQRGGWWARLARAAGRRPGAAVALGAASWLAGAALTAAATWLLVRASTLPPVLTLSAAVVTVRGSAVARPLLRYLERLASHEVAFRRLAGWRSQVLADLVPRVPGPGVLRRGDLLTRLVGDVDARLDGLLRGRLPAAAALAAVVVVLGVLAVLDPLAALGAAVGFAVAAVAAPAVAARAARRTDAALAAERSALADAAVETVDAVDELSARAATAGATTALAVPRSRGRELAVAEVRAAGSSGTATAVAHLGTGLAVVGAALGAWAAVASGGLGAEGAAVVVLVVLALGEPVLGLVDAAVARERSRAAEHRLAAVAEQRPSVDERPGRSAAVPARAALEVRGLVAGWDPDRPPALDGLDLRLAPGERVAVLGPSGSGKSTLGAVVARLLDPRAGAVTLGGVDVRDLDPAAVRRRVGLLSEATEHLFATTLRANLALAAPDATDEELVGALVRVRLGEWFTRLPDGLDTWLGDGGSTVSGGERRRLAAARALLPRPGVLVLDEPTEGLDEPTAQALIADLLSDEDDDGGQRPSVLLLTHRREGVDRCDAVLDLSATLSSRP, encoded by the coding sequence ATGGGCGCTAGCCACCCTGCGCGCGCCAGCCGCGGTCCCGTCGACCCGCGACTGCTGCGCCACGCACGCGCCGCCCGCCGCCCCGTGGCAGGTCTCGTGGTGGTCGGGGCGGCCCAGGTGCTCGTGACGCTGCTCGTGGCGGCGGCGGCCACCGGCGTCGTCGTCTCCCTCGTGGTGGCGGCGCGCGGCGGAGCCGTGACGTCACCTGCCGGGTACGGCCTGCCCGGTTGGGCGGGCGGCGGCGGTGGCCTGTCGCTGTCGCTGGCGGTGCTCGGGGCGGCCTTCGCCGCCCGGTCGCTGCTCGCGCGGGCCGAGTCGGTGCTGTCCGCCCGTGCCGGGTCGCTGGCCGTGGAGGAGCTGCGCACGCGGGTGCTCGAGGCCGCGCTGCAGCGCGGTCCCGCCTGGGTCGCCTCCCACGGGGCGGGCCGGCTGCGCGCACTGGTGGCGGCGACCACCGGTCCCGGCGCGAGCTCCGGCGGGGGAGCGTCCGGCCTGGACGCCCTGCGCCCGTGGTTCTCCGGGTACCTGCCCTCGCTCGTGGTCGGCGTGCTCATGCCGCCCGTGGTGGTGCTGGTGCTGCTGGCGGTCGACTGGCGCTCGGCCCTCATCGTGCTGGTCACGCTGCCGCTCGTGCCGCTCTTCGCCATCCTCATCGGCTGGGCCACGCAGCGCCGCGCCGCCGAGCGCGTCGAGGAGGGGGCGCGGCTGGCGGGGCACTTCCTCGACGTGGTGCGCGGTCTGGCGCTGCTGCGGGTGCACGGTCGGGCGCAGCGCCAGGTCGGCGAGGTGGCCGCCACCACCGAGCGCCACCGCGAGGCGACCCTGCGGGTGCTGCGCGTGGCGTTCCTGTCCTCCACCGCCCTCGACCTCGTCGGCACGCTGTCGGTGGGGCTGGTCGCTGTGGAGACCGGCCTGCGGGTGGCCGACGGGTCGATGCCGCTGGCCCCCGCGCTGCTGGTGATCCTCCTCGCGCCGGAGGCGTACCGGCCGCTGCGCGAGGTGGGCGCCCGCTTCCACGCCTCCGCCGACGCCGCCGCCGTGGTGGCCGAGGTCGACGCCGTCCTCACGTCCCCCCTTCCCACCCCCGATCGTGATCATGTGCTTCCCGTCGGTGGAGCCAGCGAGCAGGCACCCTCGGTGAGCGGCTCTGGGCTGCGCGTGCGGCACGCCGGGCGGTCCGTCGACGCCCTGGTCCTCGACGCGGTCGCCGTGCGCGGCGGCGAGCTCGTCGCGCTGCAGGGACCGTCCGGGGCGGGCAAGACGACGCTGCTGCGGGCGCTGGCCGGGGTGCAGCCGCTGACCTCCGGGTCGGTCGACCTGTCCGGCCAGGCGCTGCTGCTCACGCAGGACCCGCTGCTGCCCCACGCCCGCACCGTCCGCGACGCACTCCTCCTCGACGAGGAGCTGGCCGGGGTCCTGGAGGACGACGACGGGGTCGGCGCCTCGGGCGCCCCGCCTGACGCCGAGCTGCTGGCCTCCCTCGAGCTGGTCGGCCTGCGCGCCGAGGTGGAGGCGCTGCCCGCCGGTCTGGCCACTCCGATCGGTGAGCGCGCCGCGGGCCTGTCCACCGGGCAGCGCCAGCGCCTGGCGCTGACCCGGGTGCTGCGCGCTGCGGGGCGTCGCCCCGTGGTGCTGCTCCTCGACGAGCCGACCGCCCACCTCGACACCGCCTCCGAGGCCCGCGTGGTCTCCGCGCTGCGGGCCGCCGCCGACGCCGGCAGCGCCGTGCTCGTGGCCGCGCACCGTCCGGCGCTGCTGGCCGCCGTCGACAGGACGGTCGCCGTGACGCCGCCCCTCGCGGCAGCCACCCCCTCCGTGACCATGGTCCCCCGCAAGCGGGAGGTGCCCCCGTTCCGCAACAGTGCCTCAGGACGTGTTCCGGCGGCCCAGGAGCACGAGGGGGTTGTGCGCGACGCCGATGACCACGAGGGGCCGGGGGAGCAGCGGGGCGGCTGGTGGGCGCGGCTCGCGCGCGCGGCGGGGCGTCGGCCCGGCGCCGCCGTCGCGCTCGGCGCCGCCTCCTGGCTCGCGGGGGCCGCGCTGACCGCCGCCGCCACCTGGCTGCTCGTGCGTGCCTCCACCCTGCCGCCCGTGCTGACGCTGTCGGCCGCCGTCGTCACGGTCCGCGGCAGTGCCGTCGCTCGACCGCTGCTGCGCTACCTGGAACGACTCGCCTCCCACGAGGTCGCCTTCCGCCGCCTCGCTGGCTGGCGCTCCCAGGTGCTCGCCGACCTCGTCCCGCGCGTGCCCGGCCCGGGGGTGCTGCGCCGCGGCGACCTGCTCACCCGCCTCGTCGGGGACGTCGACGCCCGCCTCGACGGGCTCCTGCGCGGGCGGCTCCCCGCGGCCGCGGCGCTGGCGGCCGTCGTCGTCGTCCTCGGGGTGCTGGCCGTGCTGGACCCGCTGGCGGCGCTCGGCGCCGCCGTCGGGTTCGCCGTCGCAGCCGTCGCCGCACCGGCCGTGGCCGCGCGCGCCGCGCGCCGCACCGACGCCGCACTCGCCGCGGAGCGGTCAGCCCTCGCCGACGCCGCGGTGGAGACCGTCGACGCCGTCGACGAGCTCTCCGCCCGCGCCGCCACGGCCGGAGCCACCACCGCGCTGGCCGTGCCGCGCTCCCGCGGCCGCGAGCTGGCCGTCGCAGAGGTCCGCGCCGCGGGCTCGTCCGGCACCGCCACCGCCGTCGCGCACCTGGGCACGGGCCTCGCGGTGGTCGGTGCGGCGCTCGGCGCCTGGGCCGCGGTCGCCTCCGGCGGCCTGGGTGCAGAGGGAGCCGCTGTCGTCGTCCTCGTGGTGCTGGCGCTGGGGGAGCCCGTGCTCGGGCTCGTGGACGCCGCCGTCGCGCGCGAGCGCTCCCGGGCGGCCGAGCACCGGCTGGCAGCGGTGGCCGAGCAGCGGCCGTCGGTGGACGAGCGGCCCGGCCGCAGCGCCGCCGTGCCGGCGCGAGCGGCGCTGGAGGTCCGCGGCCTGGTGGCCGGGTGGGACCCGGACCGCCCGCCCGCGCTCGACGGGCTCGACCTGCGGCTCGCGCCGGGGGAGCGGGTCGCGGTGCTCGGGCCGTCCGGCTCGGGCAAGTCGACGCTGGGCGCCGTGGTCGCGCGCCTGCTCGACCCGCGCGCCGGCGCGGTGACCCTGGGGGGCGTGGACGTCCGCGACCTCGACCCCGCCGCCGTCCGCCGCCGCGTCGGACTGCTCAGCGAGGCCACCGAGCACCTCTTCGCCACCACGCTGCGCGCGAACCTGGCGCTGGCGGCGCCTGACGCCACCGACGAGGAGCTGGTGGGCGCACTCGTCCGCGTCCGCCTCGGCGAGTGGTTCACCCGGCTGCCCGACGGCCTGGACACCTGGCTCGGCGACGGCGGCTCCACCGTCAGCGGCGGCGAGCGGCGCCGGCTCGCGGCGGCCCGGGCGCTGCTGCCCCGGCCCGGCGTGCTCGTGCTCGACGAGCCCACCGAGGGCCTCGACGAGCCCACCGCCCAGGCGCTGATCGCCGACCTGCTCTCAGACGAGGACGACGACGGCGGACAGCGGCCCAGCGTGCTGCTGCTCACGCACCGGCGTGAGGGCGTGGACCGCTGCGACGCCGTGCTCGACCTCTCCGCCACCCTCTCGTCCCGCCCGTGA